A region of Larimichthys crocea isolate SSNF chromosome X, L_crocea_2.0, whole genome shotgun sequence DNA encodes the following proteins:
- the tab1 gene encoding TGF-beta-activated kinase 1 and MAP3K7-binding protein 1 isoform X1 → MVRERNEGPSDMAAQRRNLMQSHQSWTDDLPLCQMCGVGTAPNCVYSSDGKGTQSHTNEDGHLRFRGEDGCFLYGVFNGYDGSRVASFASQCLTAELLLGQLNSSHTDNDVRRILTQAFDVVEKSYFETIDDALAEKAHLSNYLLPHNENVSFHQLSSQGQKVQERLKELEQEVSGGATAVVALILNNKLYIANVGTNRALLCKSSIDGQNQVLQIGRPHSTDNEDELQRLAALGVDSARVRQAGQIAGQSSTRRLGDYRVKFNYNEIDLLSAAKTSPIIAEPEIHGSQSLDSVTGFLLLMSEGLINALESAHGPEQANQEIVAMVAAELAQQTSLETAAQSVVDRVKRLHHDVYVSGRQRATYCSRHEDMTLLIRTLNYALADGALTPTQGGRIYPVSVPYSNSQSTSKTSVTLSLVMPSQSTLTNGTNTASTLEEGTPTPGSQSPTATLQSTNTQTQSSSSSSGDGSLFRQRGSQAAQPDETGRVPPYVDFSQFYLLWGSDHSDGQSTQGGLGPQ, encoded by the exons ATGGTCCGTGAACGCAACGAGGGACCGTCCGACATGGCGGCGCAGCGCAGGAATCTGATGCAGAGC CATCAGAGCTGGACAGATGACCTGCCACTGTGTCAGATGTGTGGGGTTGGCACTGCACCAAACTGTGTGTACAGCTCCGACGGTAAAGGAACTCAGAGCCACACCAACGAGGACGGACACCTAAGGTTCAG AGGCGAGGATGGCTGTTTCCTGTATGGGGTTTTTAACGGTTATGATGGCAGCAGAGTGGCCAGTTTTGCCTCCCAGTGTCTGACAGCTGAACTGCTGCTAGGACAGCTCAACTCCAGTCACACAGACAACGACGTCCGCAGGATCCTCACACAG GCCTTTGATGTGGTGGAGAAGAGCTACTTTGAGACGATAGATGACGCTCTGGCTGAGAAAGCTCACCTGTCCAACTACCTCCTACCACACAATGAG AATGTGTCATTCCACCAGCTTTCTTCCCAGGGTCAGAAGGTGCAGGAGCGCCTGAAAGAGCTCGAGCAGGAGGTGTCAGGAGGAGCTACAGCGGTTGTGGCACTCATCTTAAACAACAAGCTTTACATCGCCAACGTtg GTACCAACAGGGCACTGCTGTGCAAGTCCAGCATCGATGGCCAGAACCAGGTTCTCCAGATCGGCCGACCACACAGCACAGACAATGAAGATGAGCTACAGAGACTGGCTGCACTGG GTGTGGATTCAGCTCGTGTAAGGCAGGCGGGGCAGATTGCCGGCCAGAGCAGCACGAGGAGGCTCGGAGACTACCGAGTGAAGTTCAACTACAATGAAATCGACTTGCTCAG CGCAGCCAAGACGAGTCCAATCATTGCAGAACCGGAGATTCACGGCAGCCAGTCTTTGGACAGCGTGACAGGCTTCTTGTTGCTGATGTCAGAAGGTCTCATCAATGCCCTTGAGTCTGCCCACGGCCCTGAGCAGGCCAATCAG GAAATCGTTGCCATGGTAGCAGCAGAGCTGGCCCAGCAGACCAGTCTGGAGACAGCGGCTCAGTCGGTGGTGGACCGCGTCAAGAGGTTGCACCACGATGTCTACGTGTCCGGCCGTCAGAGGGCGACTTACTGTTCTCGGCATGAGGACATGACCCTGCTCATCCGCACGCTCAACTACGCGCTGGCTGACGGAGCGCTCACGCCCACACAGG GTGGACGCATCTACCCCGTGTCAGTGCCCTACTCCAACAGCCAGAGCACCAGTAAAACCAGTGTCACCCTCTCACTGGTCATGCCCTCTCAAAGTACCCTTACCAATGGAACCAACACTGCCTCCACCCTGGAGGAAGGCACCCCCACACCAGG cAGTCAGAGCCCCACTGCCACCCTCCAATCCACCAACACCCAGACGCAGAGCTCAAGCTCCAGCTCGGGAGATGGAAGCCTGTTCCGCCAAAGAGGCAGCCAGGCGGCTCAGCCCGACGAGACGGGCAGGGTCCCGCCTTACGTGGACTTCAGTCAGTTTTATCTCCTGTGGGGAAGTGATCACAGCGATGGCCAGAGCACCCAGGGAGGACTGGGACCCCAGTGA
- the tab1 gene encoding TGF-beta-activated kinase 1 and MAP3K7-binding protein 1 isoform X2 — protein sequence MVRERNEGPSDMAAQRRNLMQSHQSWTDDLPLCQMCGVGTAPNCVYSSDGKGTQSHTNEDGHLRFRGEDGCFLYGVFNGYDGSRVASFASQCLTAELLLGQLNSSHTDNDVRRILTQAFDVVEKSYFETIDDALAEKAHLSNYLLPHNENVSFHQLSSQGQKVQERLKELEQEVSGGATAVVALILNNKLYIANVGTNRALLCKSSIDGQNQVLQIGRPHSTDNEDELQRLAALGVDSARVRQAGQIAGQSSTRRLGDYRVKFNYNEIDLLSAAKTSPIIAEPEIHGSQSLDSVTGFLLLMSEGLINALESAHGPEQANQEIVAMVAAELAQQTSLETAAQSVVDRVKRLHHDVYVSGRQRATYCSRHEDMTLLIRTLNYALADGALTPTQGGRIYPVSVPYSNSQSTSKTSVTLSLVMPSQSTLTNGTNTASTLEEGTPTPGQSPTATLQSTNTQTQSSSSSSGDGSLFRQRGSQAAQPDETGRVPPYVDFSQFYLLWGSDHSDGQSTQGGLGPQ from the exons ATGGTCCGTGAACGCAACGAGGGACCGTCCGACATGGCGGCGCAGCGCAGGAATCTGATGCAGAGC CATCAGAGCTGGACAGATGACCTGCCACTGTGTCAGATGTGTGGGGTTGGCACTGCACCAAACTGTGTGTACAGCTCCGACGGTAAAGGAACTCAGAGCCACACCAACGAGGACGGACACCTAAGGTTCAG AGGCGAGGATGGCTGTTTCCTGTATGGGGTTTTTAACGGTTATGATGGCAGCAGAGTGGCCAGTTTTGCCTCCCAGTGTCTGACAGCTGAACTGCTGCTAGGACAGCTCAACTCCAGTCACACAGACAACGACGTCCGCAGGATCCTCACACAG GCCTTTGATGTGGTGGAGAAGAGCTACTTTGAGACGATAGATGACGCTCTGGCTGAGAAAGCTCACCTGTCCAACTACCTCCTACCACACAATGAG AATGTGTCATTCCACCAGCTTTCTTCCCAGGGTCAGAAGGTGCAGGAGCGCCTGAAAGAGCTCGAGCAGGAGGTGTCAGGAGGAGCTACAGCGGTTGTGGCACTCATCTTAAACAACAAGCTTTACATCGCCAACGTtg GTACCAACAGGGCACTGCTGTGCAAGTCCAGCATCGATGGCCAGAACCAGGTTCTCCAGATCGGCCGACCACACAGCACAGACAATGAAGATGAGCTACAGAGACTGGCTGCACTGG GTGTGGATTCAGCTCGTGTAAGGCAGGCGGGGCAGATTGCCGGCCAGAGCAGCACGAGGAGGCTCGGAGACTACCGAGTGAAGTTCAACTACAATGAAATCGACTTGCTCAG CGCAGCCAAGACGAGTCCAATCATTGCAGAACCGGAGATTCACGGCAGCCAGTCTTTGGACAGCGTGACAGGCTTCTTGTTGCTGATGTCAGAAGGTCTCATCAATGCCCTTGAGTCTGCCCACGGCCCTGAGCAGGCCAATCAG GAAATCGTTGCCATGGTAGCAGCAGAGCTGGCCCAGCAGACCAGTCTGGAGACAGCGGCTCAGTCGGTGGTGGACCGCGTCAAGAGGTTGCACCACGATGTCTACGTGTCCGGCCGTCAGAGGGCGACTTACTGTTCTCGGCATGAGGACATGACCCTGCTCATCCGCACGCTCAACTACGCGCTGGCTGACGGAGCGCTCACGCCCACACAGG GTGGACGCATCTACCCCGTGTCAGTGCCCTACTCCAACAGCCAGAGCACCAGTAAAACCAGTGTCACCCTCTCACTGGTCATGCCCTCTCAAAGTACCCTTACCAATGGAACCAACACTGCCTCCACCCTGGAGGAAGGCACCCCCACACCAGG TCAGAGCCCCACTGCCACCCTCCAATCCACCAACACCCAGACGCAGAGCTCAAGCTCCAGCTCGGGAGATGGAAGCCTGTTCCGCCAAAGAGGCAGCCAGGCGGCTCAGCCCGACGAGACGGGCAGGGTCCCGCCTTACGTGGACTTCAGTCAGTTTTATCTCCTGTGGGGAAGTGATCACAGCGATGGCCAGAGCACCCAGGGAGGACTGGGACCCCAGTGA
- the tab1 gene encoding TGF-beta-activated kinase 1 and MAP3K7-binding protein 1 isoform X3 has protein sequence MVRERNEGPSDMAAQRRNLMQSHQSWTDDLPLCQMCGVGTAPNCVYSSDGKGTQSHTNEDGHLRFRGEDGCFLYGVFNGYDGSRVASFASQCLTAELLLGQLNSSHTDNDVRRILTQAFDVVEKSYFETIDDALAEKAHLSNYLLPHNEGQKVQERLKELEQEVSGGATAVVALILNNKLYIANVGTNRALLCKSSIDGQNQVLQIGRPHSTDNEDELQRLAALGVDSARVRQAGQIAGQSSTRRLGDYRVKFNYNEIDLLSAAKTSPIIAEPEIHGSQSLDSVTGFLLLMSEGLINALESAHGPEQANQEIVAMVAAELAQQTSLETAAQSVVDRVKRLHHDVYVSGRQRATYCSRHEDMTLLIRTLNYALADGALTPTQGGRIYPVSVPYSNSQSTSKTSVTLSLVMPSQSTLTNGTNTASTLEEGTPTPGSQSPTATLQSTNTQTQSSSSSSGDGSLFRQRGSQAAQPDETGRVPPYVDFSQFYLLWGSDHSDGQSTQGGLGPQ, from the exons ATGGTCCGTGAACGCAACGAGGGACCGTCCGACATGGCGGCGCAGCGCAGGAATCTGATGCAGAGC CATCAGAGCTGGACAGATGACCTGCCACTGTGTCAGATGTGTGGGGTTGGCACTGCACCAAACTGTGTGTACAGCTCCGACGGTAAAGGAACTCAGAGCCACACCAACGAGGACGGACACCTAAGGTTCAG AGGCGAGGATGGCTGTTTCCTGTATGGGGTTTTTAACGGTTATGATGGCAGCAGAGTGGCCAGTTTTGCCTCCCAGTGTCTGACAGCTGAACTGCTGCTAGGACAGCTCAACTCCAGTCACACAGACAACGACGTCCGCAGGATCCTCACACAG GCCTTTGATGTGGTGGAGAAGAGCTACTTTGAGACGATAGATGACGCTCTGGCTGAGAAAGCTCACCTGTCCAACTACCTCCTACCACACAATGAG GGTCAGAAGGTGCAGGAGCGCCTGAAAGAGCTCGAGCAGGAGGTGTCAGGAGGAGCTACAGCGGTTGTGGCACTCATCTTAAACAACAAGCTTTACATCGCCAACGTtg GTACCAACAGGGCACTGCTGTGCAAGTCCAGCATCGATGGCCAGAACCAGGTTCTCCAGATCGGCCGACCACACAGCACAGACAATGAAGATGAGCTACAGAGACTGGCTGCACTGG GTGTGGATTCAGCTCGTGTAAGGCAGGCGGGGCAGATTGCCGGCCAGAGCAGCACGAGGAGGCTCGGAGACTACCGAGTGAAGTTCAACTACAATGAAATCGACTTGCTCAG CGCAGCCAAGACGAGTCCAATCATTGCAGAACCGGAGATTCACGGCAGCCAGTCTTTGGACAGCGTGACAGGCTTCTTGTTGCTGATGTCAGAAGGTCTCATCAATGCCCTTGAGTCTGCCCACGGCCCTGAGCAGGCCAATCAG GAAATCGTTGCCATGGTAGCAGCAGAGCTGGCCCAGCAGACCAGTCTGGAGACAGCGGCTCAGTCGGTGGTGGACCGCGTCAAGAGGTTGCACCACGATGTCTACGTGTCCGGCCGTCAGAGGGCGACTTACTGTTCTCGGCATGAGGACATGACCCTGCTCATCCGCACGCTCAACTACGCGCTGGCTGACGGAGCGCTCACGCCCACACAGG GTGGACGCATCTACCCCGTGTCAGTGCCCTACTCCAACAGCCAGAGCACCAGTAAAACCAGTGTCACCCTCTCACTGGTCATGCCCTCTCAAAGTACCCTTACCAATGGAACCAACACTGCCTCCACCCTGGAGGAAGGCACCCCCACACCAGG cAGTCAGAGCCCCACTGCCACCCTCCAATCCACCAACACCCAGACGCAGAGCTCAAGCTCCAGCTCGGGAGATGGAAGCCTGTTCCGCCAAAGAGGCAGCCAGGCGGCTCAGCCCGACGAGACGGGCAGGGTCCCGCCTTACGTGGACTTCAGTCAGTTTTATCTCCTGTGGGGAAGTGATCACAGCGATGGCCAGAGCACCCAGGGAGGACTGGGACCCCAGTGA